One window of Cohnella hashimotonis genomic DNA carries:
- a CDS encoding sugar-binding protein, translating to MAVAGNAGWTNYAVEAKVKLLSGSNAGIIARYIDDNNFYILRIDSSNDNVQLSKKVNGTFALIAETAMTLNLNTAYTLKLSVDGANLTGFVDGVQKISASDTAFSAGKIGTRGTSSTFTLDNVTVSDALTTNAATVTAKKTLSPITVNGVLDESVWTIAQSASKVVQSTTDNTVTYGTLWDDKYLYVGVKVLDGNLYNDSSTDSFDDDSVELFIDADHNRGTTYDLKDWQFRKRYNDTGLFEKLSENVGVKHGWSAITGGYSIELAIPWINLGVSPSAQTVIGFDIGVNDDDNGGVRDGQLVWAGTAGNWNNTSEFGDLILSATTVGTPPTPPTTPQPVNRYVTPQGAGTKDGSSWANAFKGDQAGGLQAAWNATGVTNTLFVGSGTYTVPQTLSLSNGGTDVLHMKKLLGMNTGGGLPEFIGDFTLASQGSRKFIDVPLGVSYWQIQDIVIGNYFYGIYVNGQSEGIRIYNVSVHDMSDGIYFWGKATRSNLNAGTHDIVVKGGNYTNYTKRAVRFRNGNYLASVIGVNADAGGKANWYSGNFPFGFSVGNSPAESPYIFDHDILFQDVTARNSWHQDGTNYWNGDGFTAERASYNLTYLRSKAFDSTDGGYDDKSRNPVYIDTISFGNKRNYRLWSAEKATLIRAIGGYSFKRGGSGDALNLHVTGDGKVDAYFSTFWNSQNSEIGLEDADTVNIIDSIIGKNNGTSLYNLSGGQLNVINSDAYVLGVQGTDPQLVNGSNSAWEGGSSDFNSQAFGNTKGYTYPGPNNTPYTVQINSGNLSLGLYGSSTVSAQVLDGNNNPVTDPDSIIWYSKDGYISRLLQSRGASAIVQGLNAGTTDLIAVYKGEEAKITVTVS from the coding sequence ATGGCCGTTGCCGGAAACGCCGGATGGACGAATTATGCCGTGGAAGCGAAAGTAAAACTGCTGTCGGGCAGCAATGCGGGTATTATCGCAAGATACATCGATGATAATAACTTTTACATTTTAAGAATCGACAGCTCGAACGATAACGTACAGCTGAGTAAAAAAGTAAACGGAACCTTTGCGCTTATCGCCGAAACGGCGATGACCCTTAATCTGAACACGGCATATACCCTAAAATTATCGGTAGATGGCGCTAACTTAACCGGATTTGTGGATGGTGTACAAAAAATCAGCGCTTCCGATACCGCCTTTTCCGCAGGGAAAATCGGCACGAGAGGAACGTCTTCCACGTTCACGCTCGACAATGTCACCGTTTCTGACGCTCTTACTACGAATGCCGCTACCGTTACCGCCAAAAAAACGTTAAGTCCGATTACTGTAAACGGGGTTCTGGACGAGTCTGTCTGGACGATCGCCCAAAGCGCATCCAAGGTAGTTCAAAGCACGACTGACAATACCGTAACCTACGGGACGCTGTGGGACGACAAGTATTTGTATGTAGGCGTAAAGGTGCTCGACGGCAATCTGTACAACGATTCGTCGACGGACTCCTTCGACGATGATTCGGTTGAACTATTTATCGACGCCGATCATAATCGAGGCACTACTTACGATTTAAAAGACTGGCAGTTCCGCAAAAGGTACAACGACACTGGTCTGTTCGAGAAATTGAGCGAAAACGTCGGCGTGAAGCATGGGTGGTCGGCGATAACAGGCGGTTATAGCATCGAGCTGGCCATCCCGTGGATCAACTTAGGCGTCTCGCCTTCGGCGCAGACCGTCATCGGCTTCGACATCGGTGTCAACGATGACGATAACGGAGGCGTCCGTGACGGGCAGCTCGTATGGGCGGGCACTGCGGGTAACTGGAACAATACCTCGGAATTCGGTGACTTGATTCTGTCCGCGACGACGGTCGGAACGCCGCCGACGCCGCCAACGACGCCGCAGCCGGTCAACCGCTATGTGACGCCGCAAGGGGCGGGGACGAAAGACGGGAGCAGCTGGGCCAACGCATTCAAGGGCGACCAAGCCGGCGGGCTGCAGGCTGCATGGAATGCGACAGGCGTTACCAATACGCTTTTCGTTGGCAGCGGAACGTATACGGTGCCGCAGACGTTAAGCTTGTCCAACGGAGGTACGGATGTCCTGCATATGAAGAAGCTGCTCGGCATGAATACGGGCGGCGGGCTGCCTGAATTCATCGGCGATTTTACGCTGGCCAGCCAGGGCTCGCGAAAATTCATAGACGTACCGCTTGGCGTCAGCTATTGGCAGATTCAGGATATCGTCATCGGCAACTATTTTTACGGCATCTATGTCAACGGGCAGAGCGAAGGAATCCGCATCTATAACGTGAGCGTTCATGACATGAGCGACGGCATATACTTCTGGGGCAAAGCGACACGTTCTAACTTGAATGCGGGTACCCACGATATCGTCGTGAAAGGCGGCAATTATACCAATTATACGAAAAGGGCCGTTCGTTTCCGCAACGGAAATTATTTGGCGAGCGTCATTGGCGTCAATGCCGACGCGGGAGGCAAGGCGAATTGGTATTCGGGCAATTTCCCGTTCGGCTTTAGTGTCGGGAATTCGCCGGCGGAGTCCCCCTACATTTTCGATCATGATATTTTGTTCCAGGACGTGACCGCCCGCAACAGCTGGCACCAGGACGGCACTAACTATTGGAACGGCGACGGATTCACGGCCGAGCGCGCGTCGTACAATTTGACTTATTTGCGCAGCAAGGCGTTCGACAGCACGGACGGCGGCTATGACGATAAATCGAGAAATCCGGTGTATATCGATACGATCTCTTTCGGCAACAAGCGGAACTACCGGTTGTGGTCGGCCGAAAAAGCGACTCTGATCCGTGCCATCGGCGGGTATTCGTTCAAGCGGGGCGGAAGCGGAGACGCACTCAATCTGCATGTGACCGGCGACGGTAAAGTCGATGCTTACTTCAGCACGTTCTGGAACAGTCAAAACTCGGAGATCGGACTCGAAGACGCGGATACGGTCAATATCATCGATTCGATTATCGGCAAAAATAACGGAACGTCTCTGTATAATTTATCCGGCGGGCAATTGAACGTCATCAACTCGGATGCATATGTGCTTGGCGTGCAGGGGACGGACCCTCAATTGGTAAACGGAAGCAATTCAGCCTGGGAAGGCGGCAGCAGCGATTTCAACAGCCAAGCATTCGGCAATACGAAAGGTTATACGTATCCGGGCCCGAACAACACGCCGTACACGGTTCAGATCAACTCGGGCAACCTTTCATTAGGTTTATACGGCAGCAGCACGGTCAGCGCGCAGGTGCTGGACGGCAACAACAATCCGGTGACAGATCCCGACAGTATCATTTGGTACAGCAAAGACGGATATATCTCGCGGCTATTACAGTCGCGCGGAGCAAGCGCAATCGTGCAAGGCTTAAATGCCGGAACGACGGACCTTATAGCGGTGTATAAAGGCGAAGAAGCGAAAATCACTGTCACGGTAAGTTAG
- a CDS encoding beta-ketoacyl synthase N-terminal-like domain-containing protein gives MNDAKGSGAIAIVGVSALLPGSTDNRGFWNDIMAGRDLMTDIPPTHWLIEDYYDPTPMTPDKTYAKRGAFIPQVQFDPKEFSMPPSNIPATDTSQLLGLMVAKSVLEDAASGPFSAIDKDRISVILGTASASELTVELGSRIQRPVWVKALRESGVPEDQVQEISDRIAAEYVPWKESSFPGLLGNVIAGRIANHFNLGGTNCIVDAACASSLTSISMGAMELLAGKSDLVITGGVDTLNDIFMFMCFSQTPALSPTGDCRPFSDQADGTMLGEGLCMFALRRLKDAERDGDRIYAVLRGFGTSSDGKSKSVYAPVSKGQAKALRRAYDMAGYSPATVELMEAHGTGTKAGDAAEFEGLASVFNDGEREDRQWCALGSVKSQIGHTKGTAGAAGLFKAVMALRHKVLPPTIKVERPNPNLDIAGSPFYLNTKVRPWIRGASHPRRASVSAFGFGGSNFHVTLEEYNGPGRQAWKLRSMPSELLLLSAGDPSSLLAQCEELLSGLTEDDGLLAYLARRTQSDYDSKLPARLALVASDLGGLRMKLEKTIAELDRHPERRIDDNGGIYYAYDANPGEVAMLFPGQGSQYLNMGAELLLAFDEARTVWDKAADLDMDASVGLQEIVYPRPVFAKEELEAQRGRLQETQWAQPAIGAMSQSLLQVLRKAGVQAAYAAGHSFGELAALSAAGILEEKDMLQAARKRGELMAAAAAASAGSGAMSAVFAPVGRVRELIAESGAAVACANHNSPSQVVVSGEAAEVGRLEDKLSAEGIGSRRLPVSTAFHSPLVASSVPEFRAFMTNVPIGEGEAVVLSNADGEPFPSSPDGLRDRLAEQIAQPVLFAETVEALYARGVRTFIEVGPSAVLTGLVEQCLPDKDIVAVATDRKGQHGVNALWHALGRLAATGVPVDLAPFWDEYKQEEDPRSRPKPAFTIPISGVNSGRPYPPKGGTPALPKPNEARLPDAAPVAAPVAAPVTAPVAAAALRMTEPTAAIVPPMREAPGPIFADAAGRHEIATGHAFGIEIEAHVQHDVSHTTIARTYDNQEENTLSTYPTTQSILLGAITEMQRQTVEAHAAYQRAMADGHVAFLRTVEASLAGLSALAAGGFGAFAAMPEAAAAAAVPAQTAVPAASPYVPAPAYVPPAPAVAAPPAYMPPAPAVAAPPAYVPPAPAVAAPPAYVPPAPAVAAPPAYMPPAPVVAAPPAYVPPAPTPIPSPAAPVAAVAAPQAQASDVRSVMLEVVAEKTGYPVEMLDFDIELEAGLGIDSIKRVEILSAVQEQLPALPDVQPGELAALNTLGEIVDYMNRALGKGGASAGKK, from the coding sequence GTGAACGATGCAAAAGGATCCGGAGCGATCGCGATCGTCGGCGTAAGCGCGCTGCTGCCCGGATCGACCGACAACCGGGGATTCTGGAACGACATTATGGCGGGCCGGGATCTCATGACCGATATCCCTCCTACGCACTGGCTCATTGAGGATTATTACGATCCTACCCCCATGACGCCGGACAAAACCTATGCCAAGCGGGGGGCCTTCATTCCGCAGGTCCAGTTCGATCCGAAGGAATTTTCGATGCCGCCGAGCAACATCCCCGCTACCGACACAAGCCAGCTCCTCGGCCTGATGGTGGCCAAAAGCGTGCTGGAGGACGCCGCTTCCGGCCCGTTCAGCGCGATCGACAAGGATCGCATCAGCGTCATTCTCGGCACGGCCTCCGCTTCGGAGCTCACTGTCGAGCTCGGCAGCCGCATTCAGCGGCCGGTCTGGGTCAAGGCGCTGCGGGAAAGCGGCGTGCCGGAGGATCAGGTGCAGGAGATCAGCGACCGCATCGCCGCCGAGTACGTGCCCTGGAAGGAAAGCTCCTTCCCGGGCCTGCTCGGCAATGTCATCGCGGGCAGAATCGCCAACCATTTTAACCTCGGGGGCACGAATTGCATCGTGGATGCGGCTTGCGCCAGCTCGCTGACCTCGATCTCGATGGGGGCGATGGAGCTGCTGGCCGGAAAGTCCGATCTCGTCATTACGGGCGGGGTCGATACGCTGAACGATATTTTCATGTTCATGTGCTTCAGCCAGACGCCGGCGCTCTCGCCGACGGGCGATTGCCGACCGTTCTCGGATCAGGCCGACGGCACGATGCTCGGCGAGGGGCTGTGCATGTTCGCCCTGCGTCGCCTCAAGGACGCCGAACGGGACGGCGACCGGATCTATGCCGTGCTGAGAGGCTTCGGCACATCCTCCGACGGCAAGTCCAAAAGCGTGTACGCGCCCGTCTCCAAAGGACAGGCCAAGGCACTTCGCCGCGCCTACGACATGGCGGGCTATTCGCCGGCTACCGTAGAGCTGATGGAAGCGCACGGAACAGGAACGAAGGCCGGCGATGCGGCGGAGTTCGAAGGACTGGCTTCGGTATTCAACGACGGCGAGAGAGAAGACCGGCAATGGTGCGCGCTCGGTTCCGTCAAGTCGCAGATCGGCCATACGAAGGGCACGGCGGGCGCCGCAGGCTTGTTCAAGGCCGTCATGGCGCTCCGGCACAAGGTGCTGCCGCCGACGATCAAGGTCGAGCGGCCCAATCCGAACCTGGATATTGCGGGGAGTCCGTTTTATTTGAATACGAAAGTCCGGCCCTGGATCAGAGGTGCTTCGCATCCGAGACGGGCATCGGTCAGCGCTTTCGGCTTCGGGGGAAGCAATTTTCACGTGACCCTGGAGGAGTATAACGGTCCGGGCCGCCAAGCTTGGAAGCTGCGGAGCATGCCGTCCGAGCTGCTCCTGCTGAGCGCAGGCGATCCGTCGTCGCTGCTTGCGCAGTGCGAAGAGCTGCTATCCGGCCTGACTGAGGATGACGGGCTGCTTGCTTATCTGGCTCGTCGGACGCAATCCGATTACGATTCGAAGCTGCCGGCAAGGCTGGCGCTCGTAGCTTCCGACCTGGGCGGGCTTCGCATGAAGCTCGAGAAGACCATTGCGGAGCTCGACCGCCATCCGGAGCGGCGGATCGACGACAACGGCGGAATCTATTATGCCTATGACGCGAATCCCGGCGAAGTCGCGATGCTGTTTCCCGGTCAAGGCAGCCAGTATTTGAACATGGGAGCGGAGCTGCTGCTGGCGTTCGACGAAGCCCGGACCGTGTGGGACAAGGCGGCCGATCTGGACATGGACGCAAGCGTCGGCCTGCAAGAGATCGTCTACCCGCGGCCCGTCTTCGCCAAAGAAGAGCTCGAAGCGCAGCGCGGCCGGCTGCAGGAGACGCAGTGGGCGCAGCCGGCCATCGGCGCCATGAGCCAGTCCCTTCTGCAGGTGCTGCGCAAGGCGGGCGTGCAGGCCGCATACGCAGCCGGTCACAGCTTCGGCGAACTTGCCGCCTTAAGCGCAGCGGGAATTCTGGAAGAGAAAGACATGCTGCAGGCGGCGAGAAAGCGCGGCGAGCTCATGGCGGCGGCAGCTGCGGCATCTGCCGGAAGCGGCGCGATGAGCGCGGTGTTCGCGCCCGTCGGGCGGGTTCGCGAGCTCATTGCGGAGAGCGGCGCAGCGGTCGCATGCGCGAACCATAACAGTCCAAGCCAGGTTGTCGTGTCCGGCGAAGCGGCGGAAGTCGGCCGCCTGGAGGACAAGCTGTCGGCCGAAGGCATCGGGTCGAGAAGGCTTCCTGTGTCTACGGCGTTCCATTCGCCGCTCGTCGCTTCCTCCGTCCCCGAATTCCGCGCGTTTATGACGAACGTTCCGATCGGCGAGGGAGAGGCTGTCGTCTTGTCCAACGCGGACGGCGAGCCATTCCCTTCGTCGCCGGACGGCTTGCGGGATCGGCTCGCCGAACAAATCGCGCAGCCGGTCCTGTTCGCGGAGACGGTAGAGGCGCTTTATGCGCGCGGCGTCCGTACGTTTATTGAGGTCGGGCCGAGCGCCGTACTCACCGGGCTCGTCGAGCAATGTCTGCCGGACAAGGACATTGTGGCCGTAGCGACCGACCGCAAGGGACAGCATGGCGTGAACGCGTTGTGGCATGCGCTCGGTCGGCTTGCAGCCACAGGCGTTCCGGTCGATCTTGCGCCGTTCTGGGACGAATACAAACAGGAGGAAGATCCGCGCAGCCGTCCGAAGCCGGCCTTTACGATACCGATCAGCGGGGTCAACAGCGGAAGGCCTTATCCGCCTAAGGGCGGTACGCCGGCGCTTCCAAAGCCGAATGAGGCAAGGTTGCCCGACGCTGCGCCGGTCGCTGCGCCAGTCGCTGCGCCGGTCACTGCACCGGTCGCTGCCGCGGCGCTGCGGATGACTGAGCCGACTGCGGCTATCGTGCCTCCGATGAGGGAAGCGCCGGGTCCGATATTCGCCGATGCAGCCGGTCGCCATGAGATTGCCACCGGTCACGCCTTCGGAATCGAAATAGAAGCCCACGTACAGCATGATGTTTCACATACAACGATAGCCCGAACTTACGATAATCAGGAGGAAAATACATTGTCTACCTACCCGACTACGCAATCCATTCTGCTGGGTGCGATCACCGAAATGCAGCGCCAGACGGTCGAGGCGCATGCCGCCTATCAACGCGCGATGGCGGACGGACACGTCGCTTTCCTGCGCACGGTAGAAGCTTCGCTGGCCGGACTGAGCGCCTTGGCAGCCGGCGGCTTCGGCGCTTTTGCGGCCATGCCTGAAGCGGCGGCCGCTGCTGCGGTTCCCGCACAGACAGCCGTGCCGGCAGCCAGTCCGTATGTGCCTGCTCCGGCTTACGTGCCGCCTGCGCCGGCCGTTGCTGCGCCTCCGGCCTACATGCCGCCGGCGCCGGCCGTTGCCGCGCCTCCGGCTTACGTGCCGCCAGCGCCGGCCGTTGCCGCGCCTCCGGCTTACGTGCCGCCGGCGCCGGCCGTTGCCGCGCCTCCGGCCTACATGCCGCCGGCGCCGGTCGTTGCTGCGCCTCCGGCTTACGTGCCGCCGGCTCCGACCCCGATTCCTTCGCCGGCGGCGCCGGTTGCGGCTGTGGCAGCACCGCAGGCGCAGGCAAGCGACGTACGGTCGGTCATGCTCGAGGTGGTGGCCGAGAAGACCGGCTATCCGGTCGAAATGCTGGATTTCGATATCGAGCTCGAAGCGGGACTCGGAATCGACTCGATCAAGCGCGTCGAGATTTTGTCCGCCGTGCAGGAGCAGCTGCCGGCGCTGCCTGACGTGCAGCCGGGCGAATTGGCGGCGCTCAACACGCTTGGCGAAATCGTCGACTACATGAACCGTGCGCTCGGCAAGGGCGGAGCGTCCGCGGGAAAAAAGTAG
- a CDS encoding 4'-phosphopantetheinyl transferase family protein translates to MPDIFAVRIAGPLSSEVADGLASELPEETRSRLGRYRLQADRDRKLLAESLIRYLLRKRLGRQISGVVFARNEYGKPYIKEATDFHFNLSHSGEWVACILHNRPAGIDVEQMAPIDTNAIASRYFADREQEQLFGLPEPERLRRFYELWTCKESYMKAEGLGMSLPLRDFYVVIQGGFAHAYPAYPGSMASMPRSLRLYGMGSAVMAVCAEEGAQFPDEPVVLTSDELAISCLRERD, encoded by the coding sequence ATGCCCGACATCTTTGCGGTGCGCATCGCCGGACCGTTGTCGTCCGAAGTCGCGGATGGCCTTGCATCGGAGCTGCCGGAAGAAACGAGAAGCCGGCTCGGCCGTTACCGGCTGCAGGCTGATCGCGACCGGAAGCTGCTCGCAGAGTCGCTGATCCGGTATTTGCTCCGCAAGCGACTAGGGCGACAGATAAGCGGCGTCGTATTTGCCAGGAACGAATACGGCAAGCCGTACATAAAGGAAGCGACGGATTTTCATTTTAATTTGTCCCATAGCGGCGAATGGGTCGCGTGCATCCTTCACAACCGGCCGGCCGGCATCGACGTCGAGCAGATGGCTCCGATCGATACGAACGCAATTGCAAGCCGTTATTTTGCCGATCGGGAGCAAGAGCAGCTGTTCGGGCTGCCCGAACCGGAGCGGCTTCGCCGCTTCTATGAGCTGTGGACCTGCAAAGAGAGCTATATGAAAGCGGAGGGGCTAGGCATGTCGCTGCCGCTGCGCGATTTTTACGTGGTCATTCAAGGCGGCTTCGCGCACGCTTACCCCGCGTATCCGGGCTCGATGGCCTCCATGCCCCGTTCGCTGCGGCTGTACGGCATGGGCAGCGCCGTTATGGCGGTCTGCGCGGAGGAAGGGGCCCAATTTCCGGATGAACCTGTTGTTTTGACCAGCGATGAGCTGGCGATTTCATGCTTGCGCGAACGTGATTAA